The window tttctttccttttttgtaagGTAAGTGCCTGGTTGAAGCTTTGATTGCCTAGCCATCCACTTCAAAGATGGcaatctcaaataaacacatcGCCAGCCACACCATAAGGAGCCAGGCTGTAGCCCCAGGCTTAGTTTTAGGGATCCTAGTTGGTTTCTATAACTGACCACTTGGGccacttgttttttctcttccagcACTTTAAATTCccactcttatgttttaaattcaccaataaaatgTGAGCCCATGAAACCCTAGGCCCCACTCTCAACCCCAACAAAAGCATAATCCCAggcctgctcactcactctctttcttctcctccccaacTTTCCCCCCAACCTCACTGTGTGGCACATATAATTTCAGGTCCTGTAagtaataaactttttttcccccagtttcctgATGGTTACTGCTACAGGGGATCTTGTAAACATATAATAAGAACGATAAGGGCTGGTCCAGCCACAACACTGGTTATTGATAGGCTGCACCCAGCACCAACAGCCCTACTCTGTCTTCTTAATGCCCGATTTTGACAAACTATGTGCTGTTTTTCTCCCCTTTGGTTGATTAGAGGAAAAAGTCTGTCTACTTACATCACACTAACAAGTAATTTCTACAAATTACTATTCTGGGCCTATAGCAGATCTTGAAAGTTATGTGTGAAATTATCTAATGCATGCGACTTTTCTTTGGTTCTTCCAGGTGAATgagaaggcttttatttttatataagggCTACTTCCTAATAGTTTGGgctattaaaatgttattattttaataacatttatggCTTACCAAAATGTTAAGTTAAAATCTATACAATCATAGAACTTACTGAGAACAAAAATGAGCAGAACAATGTTCTGCTAGAAGCTTGGCTGATATGCTGCACTGGCCTGCATCGcaaaataacaaaacacagaCAGAAAACACTGTGTGTAGGTAGCTGGTGCAAATCACTGTGATTCTGAGTCACGGCTTCCATCTGGCTCTCACTTGCTCTCACAGAAGCTGCCTGCCATGTTATGAGCTGCCCTAAGCAGAGGCCTATGTGACCAGGAACTGAGGGAGGACTCTGGCAGATAGgcagtgaggaactgaggccctcagCCCAACCacccacaaggaactgaattttgccCCAAACTACCTGAGTGATTTTGGAAGGCCTGTCAAGCTTTGAGATGATCACAACCCTGGCTGACACCTCGATCACAGCCTCATGAGACTCTGAGCCATGGACCCAGGTAAGCTGTGCCCAGACCCCTGACCaacagaaactgtgaaataataaatgtttgtttcaaGCTGCTaagttttaaagtaattttttacaTGGCAATAGATAATACACCAGGGACAAACAAGGTACCTACACCCTGGCCTAAAATGTCTTACAGTTGCCTTGGGCTAGTTACTTAACCTGTGAGGGCTGCAGTTCCTTATCTTCAAGATGGGAAGAGCCTTCCCAGCCTCACAAATTAACTGTGGTATCTGTATGAAGGATCTGCTCATTGACAAAAACAACTGGCTTGCTAGGAATTcaacagaaaattttaagacTCAAACCAGCTTACCAGTATCTTCAAGGAGGAATTTTAGggaatttttcatatttctatttccttatatcaaaaatatttgtaattagtAAAAACAAAGGACACACTCAATATCAGGTAAAAATCACGTTTTCCTTTAATTGACTACTTAATTCACACCATTTCTTCTCTTGGCTGCTACTTTGGTAACAATTAGGTCCCCACCTCTCAAGAACATTGCATCTAAACAGGCTGACACAGAGCCAGTGTGAACACAGGCCCCAAACCAGGGCTTCTGGAATAACAAGAACAGCAAAACCAGCCCTTCTCTTCACTCAGAAAGGGATTTTGAATTAGAGGGTCTAAAGCTCCAATTTCCAAACACAGAAAACCTGGAGCTCAATgtaaaaatggaaaccaaaatgcATCAGAAATGAAATATAGTACCTCCTCATATACTCAAGGTCAAGATGGTTCTTGAGAAATAAGTATCTGATCAGCTGGCTTCTTGTGTTAGGAATGGCCCCACTCCAGCATTTTTAAAGGaagctgtttttgtttctatttcatttcccaAAGGGGTATAAAAATCTACTAAAAGGGATATAATCAATCAAAATAAATCAGCTCACTCACAAGACACTCCCAAATAATGATATTTGGTTGCTGAGCATAGTCAGCACATTATTTCAAAGTGGCAAAATTCAGGGTAATCTGAGAATTCAAAAGTAACAGCTACATTTGCTGATAGATTTATGTGagacacacatacattttttccaGTGTGTATGCAAAGGACCAAGATCCCTGATCATCAAATAAGTTATTTTGTACATTATAGTGCACAGAACAACAGAGGAAAGACACTTTCTCGGAGAATGACCAAAAGGCATTTTGCAAAAGGTTCATATCACTCTGAAGCAGAAGGACTGGAGCCCAGTGCCTTGTGGCCTTTATTAGCTTGACCCCTCCTCTTCTTTGGTTGCAGTGGCCTCAGTGGCAGCTGTCTCTTCTAAACGTTCTGCtggcttcttctcttcctcttcgtcctcctcgtcctcctgGGGATAGAGGTCGGGATATTTCTGCATGCATTCCTGCATGGCCCGGAACTGGTCTACACAGTCTGACCCCTTGACATCCTCTGTGCTATAATGGAAGCAGGAAAAGGCTGACTTGAACTGTTCCCCACAGGGGCCACTGGCCATTCCCCCAAGGCACGGGCAGTTCCAGTTAATGTCTCCATTTGGCAGGATCAATCCTAGAATGGGAAAATGGGCAAGGAAAATGTGAGACAGGCTCTCAAAGGTTtctgaaaaagcaaaaccaaGTCCAGTCCTTGAAAGATACTTGGGAGGTACAGAACTGCTGCCTGGTAGGCCCTTGCCTACCTCTCAATTTGGATTGGGTTCCAATGCCTATGCAAACACAGCATCCCTTGGCTTGGCTGGAGAGAAGCCACCAGTGGCAACTTTCTACCCTGATCTATATTTTGAGCCACCTCCCACGGCTCTGGCTGTGCTCCAAGAGCTAAATACTGGAAACCATTTAATCCAAAGAAGAAACCATCATTGGGTTGGTTAGCAAGGAGCTTTTTCAAAGCCCCAACACTTTAAGGAGCTGAGGTATTGATCTCCTTCTTTCgctctc of the Halichoerus grypus chromosome 1, mHalGry1.hap1.1, whole genome shotgun sequence genome contains:
- the CHCHD4 gene encoding mitochondrial intermembrane space import and assembly protein 40 isoform X1 encodes the protein MPGTTAPESPSPQTCGPTRRSGQTKRGKDRIIFVTKEDHETPSNAELVADDPNDPYEEHGLILPNGDINWNCPCLGGMASGPCGEQFKSAFSCFHYSTEDVKGSDCVDQFRAMQECMQKYPDLYPQEDEEDEEEEKKPAERLEETAATEATATKEEEGSS
- the CHCHD4 gene encoding mitochondrial intermembrane space import and assembly protein 40 isoform X2 gives rise to the protein MAYCRQEGKDRIIFVTKEDHETPSNAELVADDPNDPYEEHGLILPNGDINWNCPCLGGMASGPCGEQFKSAFSCFHYSTEDVKGSDCVDQFRAMQECMQKYPDLYPQEDEEDEEEEKKPAERLEETAATEATATKEEEGSS